A window of the Terriglobia bacterium genome harbors these coding sequences:
- a CDS encoding PmoA family protein, giving the protein MPRSKIVFPLFLLVTSAVLAASCAYAADESVQLQREANQINVIIGGKPFTTYYFDPQVAKPYFMPLRSAQGTIITRGFPIGNTVPPEHEHDRNLEPHQRPMYFGHGNVDGIDFWGEAIWPKWSDGTVFGRTVLDKIEQVQSGADSGTIRALFRLAGPRGRVIADESQAFVFRGDQETRMIDCEIVISANQGADVTMGDTKEGSFAIRVVKELYSPPGHMVNSEGGEGEKEIWGKRASWVDYYGKVGDEELGVAIFDSPKSFRHPTYWHARGYGLFAVNPFGIREFTGDYNKDGSWTIPQGKSLTLRYRVFIHHGDYKQAHVAEAYQQYAAAP; this is encoded by the coding sequence ATGCCCCGCAGCAAGATTGTTTTTCCACTGTTCCTGTTGGTTACAAGCGCCGTTTTGGCTGCTTCCTGCGCATACGCGGCTGACGAAAGTGTTCAGCTTCAGCGAGAGGCAAATCAAATCAACGTGATCATCGGAGGGAAGCCCTTCACCACCTATTACTTTGACCCGCAAGTCGCAAAGCCCTACTTCATGCCACTGCGGAGCGCACAGGGGACCATCATCACGCGCGGCTTTCCCATCGGCAACACCGTTCCGCCGGAGCATGAGCACGATCGCAACCTGGAGCCTCACCAGCGGCCCATGTATTTTGGCCACGGCAACGTGGACGGCATCGACTTTTGGGGAGAAGCAATATGGCCCAAGTGGAGCGACGGCACCGTTTTCGGGCGCACCGTCCTGGACAAGATTGAGCAGGTGCAGTCCGGAGCAGACTCCGGGACGATCCGTGCGCTTTTCCGCCTGGCCGGGCCACGGGGACGGGTGATTGCCGATGAATCCCAGGCTTTCGTTTTTCGCGGTGATCAGGAGACCCGAATGATCGATTGTGAAATCGTCATCAGCGCCAATCAGGGCGCGGACGTTACGATGGGCGATACCAAGGAAGGTTCATTTGCCATTCGCGTCGTCAAAGAACTCTACTCTCCGCCGGGGCATATGGTGAATTCCGAGGGTGGCGAGGGAGAAAAAGAGATCTGGGGAAAGCGCGCCAGTTGGGTGGATTACTACGGGAAGGTGGGAGATGAAGAACTGGGGGTTGCGATTTTTGACAGTCCGAAGAGCTTCCGTCATCCAACCTACTGGCACGCGCGAGGCTACGGGCTGTTTGCCGTAAATCCCTTCGGCATCCGGGAATTTACCGGCGACTACAATAAAGACGGGAGCTGGACTATTCCGCAGGGCAAGTCTCTCACCCTGCGTTACCGCGTATTCATCCACCATGGCGATTACAAGCAGGCCCACGTCGCCGAGGCCTATCAGCAATACGCGGCGGCACCGTAG
- a CDS encoding Gfo/Idh/MocA family oxidoreductase produces MSKEPGKSEISRRDFLKTGVGTTAAGLAALNGFAEIVPPRVLGANDRVRVAVIGLHGRGQDHIHELSGLKNVEIAALCDAYEPLISQRQAQIEKMGHPRPKGYQDLRKLFDDKSIDAVTIATPNHWHALMGIWACQAGKDAYVEKPAAHNLWEGHQLARAAQRYNRIVQHGTQIRSAVAIRNAMDKLHSGVIGDVYMARGLCFKWRDTIGHAPPSDPPQGLDYNLWQGPAPEHVFTKNRFLYNWHWFWWYGNGDIGNQGVHQIDVARWGLGVKFPNKISAIGGHFMFDDDQQTPNTLNCAFEYEIPNAKPKVIEFEVRHWITNNEAEIGTPELGTPAPRHAANAPKTGPLAGSHNTVGDIFYGSKGCMAMGDEDADTYKTWLGKDMEPGPTEHQGGSHFGNFIDCVRSRRAQDLHAPIEEGFISAGLMQLANASYRVGRTLHFDPDSLQVIGDDEANRLLRDADRGYRAPFVVPENI; encoded by the coding sequence ATGTCAAAGGAACCAGGTAAATCTGAAATCAGCCGTCGCGACTTCCTCAAGACCGGGGTCGGCACCACGGCTGCGGGTTTAGCAGCCCTGAATGGGTTTGCTGAAATCGTACCGCCCCGCGTCCTGGGGGCTAACGACCGGGTGCGCGTTGCAGTAATCGGACTCCACGGGCGAGGACAGGACCACATCCATGAACTGTCTGGGCTTAAAAACGTGGAGATTGCCGCGCTGTGCGACGCGTATGAACCGCTCATCAGCCAGCGGCAGGCGCAGATTGAAAAAATGGGCCATCCCAGGCCCAAAGGCTACCAGGACCTGCGCAAGCTGTTCGACGACAAGTCCATCGATGCTGTCACCATCGCCACGCCGAACCACTGGCATGCCCTGATGGGCATCTGGGCCTGCCAGGCGGGCAAAGACGCCTATGTTGAAAAGCCTGCTGCCCACAACCTGTGGGAAGGGCACCAACTGGCACGCGCCGCCCAGAGATACAACCGCATAGTGCAGCATGGCACGCAAATCCGCTCCGCTGTGGCCATCCGCAATGCCATGGATAAGCTCCACAGCGGAGTGATCGGCGACGTTTACATGGCGCGCGGCCTGTGCTTCAAGTGGCGCGACACCATCGGCCACGCCCCGCCCAGCGACCCGCCGCAGGGCCTCGATTATAACCTCTGGCAAGGTCCCGCCCCCGAGCACGTGTTCACCAAGAACCGCTTCCTGTACAACTGGCATTGGTTCTGGTGGTATGGCAATGGCGATATCGGCAACCAGGGCGTCCATCAGATTGACGTGGCTCGCTGGGGCCTGGGTGTAAAGTTCCCGAACAAGATTTCCGCCATCGGCGGGCACTTTATGTTTGATGACGATCAGCAGACACCCAACACCTTGAACTGCGCCTTCGAGTATGAGATCCCCAACGCAAAACCCAAGGTGATTGAGTTCGAGGTCCGGCACTGGATCACCAACAACGAGGCAGAAATCGGGACCCCGGAATTGGGAACTCCGGCGCCGAGGCACGCTGCCAATGCGCCGAAAACCGGTCCGCTGGCCGGCAGCCACAACACCGTCGGTGACATCTTCTACGGCTCAAAGGGATGCATGGCCATGGGCGACGAGGACGCCGACACGTACAAGACATGGTTGGGGAAGGACATGGAGCCCGGTCCGACAGAACACCAGGGCGGAAGCCACTTCGGCAACTTCATTGATTGCGTCCGCAGCCGGCGCGCCCAGGACCTGCACGCCCCCATCGAAGAAGGGTTCATTTCAGCCGGCCTGATGCAACTGGCAAATGCTTCCTATCGCGTGGGCCGCACGCTCCACTTCGATCCTGATTCGCTCCAAGTGATCGGAGACGATGAGGCCAATCGCCTGCTCCGTGACGCCGACCGCGGCTATCGCGCGCCGTTCGTCGTTCCGGAAAACATCTAG
- a CDS encoding TIM barrel protein, which yields MNISRRDLLKGSAALGVGILCETLGSVAYAREPHIKFPNRPIDRLALTSYPFRESMEGPHNSDRDRSKPGMDILGFAKMAIEKFNIHNINPLGAHFSSTEPRHLETLREQVAKAGSHFVGLGLGGGRFYDPDPARRKASIESSKKWIDIAAVLGSPSVRQHLGGARGAKPDVDLTAQSLGELADYGASKNIVVNLENDSLENEDPFFIVKVIEKAGNPYLRALPDLGNTMQKGDPAYNYNGLTAMFKHVFNMVHVKDEVIDRKGTVYKIDLAKAFGIAKAAGYRGYFSMEWETKAGDPVEGTRRLVKETLQYLS from the coding sequence ATGAACATTTCAAGGCGTGATCTTCTGAAAGGCTCGGCGGCATTGGGCGTTGGCATACTTTGTGAGACATTAGGTTCAGTTGCTTACGCGCGCGAACCTCACATCAAATTCCCAAACCGGCCAATCGACCGCCTTGCATTGACATCCTATCCCTTTCGCGAATCCATGGAAGGCCCGCACAATTCGGACCGTGACCGAAGCAAGCCGGGAATGGATATCCTCGGCTTCGCCAAAATGGCGATCGAGAAGTTCAACATCCATAATATTAATCCTCTCGGCGCGCACTTCTCTTCCACCGAACCTCGTCATCTCGAGACGCTTCGGGAGCAGGTGGCGAAGGCAGGTTCACATTTTGTTGGCCTGGGCCTGGGCGGCGGCAGGTTCTATGATCCCGACCCGGCCCGCCGCAAGGCCTCGATTGAGAGCAGCAAGAAATGGATTGACATCGCCGCGGTCTTGGGTTCTCCAAGCGTGCGCCAGCACCTGGGAGGCGCTCGCGGGGCAAAGCCAGACGTTGACCTGACGGCACAGAGCCTGGGCGAACTGGCAGATTACGGGGCCAGCAAGAACATCGTTGTCAATCTTGAAAACGACAGCCTTGAGAATGAAGATCCATTCTTCATCGTCAAAGTGATTGAAAAGGCTGGCAACCCGTATCTCCGCGCGCTGCCTGATCTCGGGAACACCATGCAGAAGGGCGACCCTGCTTACAACTATAACGGCCTCACCGCCATGTTCAAGCACGTTTTCAACATGGTGCACGTGAAGGACGAAGTCATCGACCGAAAGGGTACCGTTTACAAAATCGACCTGGCGAAGGCATTTGGAATTGCGAAGGCTGCCGGATATCGCGGCTATTTCTCGATGGAATGGGAAACGAAAGCGGGTGATCCGGTTGAAGGCACCCGAAGGCTTGTCAAAGAGACGTTGCAGTATCTTTCCTAG